A window of Onychostoma macrolepis isolate SWU-2019 chromosome 01, ASM1243209v1, whole genome shotgun sequence contains these coding sequences:
- the LOC131536976 gene encoding B-cell receptor CD22-like: protein MCLFLTHVDNNCSINNKIISDVFSENGLGVSYSHSHICALKNSSVIMNCTYTYPTGHQIKKVFWAKNPVKGEVHPDLSEDPEYSQRLQYLGDKQQNCTIRLSHVTQKDAHVYCFRFITDKPDGIWIGRPGVTLTVTDLQVESPERVTEGDSVRLTCKSSCALTDGATFIWYRNSQLLTKGTTENKLILSQVRREDKGNYKCAVHGHNHTSTTVYLNVTYPPKSVSVSISPSGEIVEGDSVTLSCSSDSNPPAEISWFKGRTFVGSGKIYSISKISSDHSGEYKCKSINEHGEKYSAAVTLNVMYPPRSVAVSIIHYCQFWEGGSVTLMCSSDSNPPALNFSWFKENQSSAVGSGQSFSALQSGRFYCEAHNQHGSQRSGVVTVIVKGQINICP from the exons ATGTGTCTGTTCTTAACACATGTTGATAATAACTGtagcattaataataaaataatttcagatgTTTTCAGTGAAAATGGTTTGGGTGTGAGTTACAGTCATTCACACATCTGTGCACTAAAGAACTCATCAGtgataatgaactgcacttatacataCCCTACTGGACATCAGATCAAGAAAGTGTTCTGGGCCAAAAACCCTGTAAAGGGTGAAGTGCATCCAGATCTGTCTGAGGACCCTGAATACAGTCAGAGGCTTCAGTATCTGGGAGATAAACAGCAGAACTGCACCATCAGACTgagtcatgtgacacagaaaGATGCACACGTGTACTGTTTCAGATTCATCACTGATAAACCTGATGGCATATGGATTGGTCGTCCAGGAGTGACTCTTACTGTCACAG aTCTTCAGGTGGAGTCTCCTGAGAGAGTGACAGAGGGAGATTCAGTCCGTCTGACATGTAAAAGCAGCTGCGCTCTGACTGACGGAGCAACATTCATCTGGTACAGAAACTCACAGCTATTAACTAAAGGAACTACcgaaaacaaactcatcctcaGTCAAGTCAGAAGAGAGGATAAAGGCAACTACAAATGTGCTGTACATGGACACAATCACACATCAACTACTGTTTATCTGAATGTCACAT acCCACCAAAGAGCGTCTCAGTGTCCATCAGTCCATCTGGTGAAATagtggagggagattcagtgacTCTGAGCTGCAGCAGTGATTCAAACCCACCTGCAGAAATCAGCTGGTTTAAAGGAAGAACATTTGTAGGATCTGGAAAAATCTACAGCATCTCAAAGATCAGCTCTGATCACAGTGGAGAATATAAGTGCAAGTCCATCAATGAACATGGAGAGAAATACTCTGCTGCTGTGACTTTAAACGTCATGT ACCCTCCTAGGAGTGTCGCAGTGTCCATCATTCATTATTGTCAGTTCTGGGAAGGAGGTTCAGTGACTCTGATGTGCAGCAGTGATTCAAACCCACCTGCTCTGAACTTCAGCTGGTTTAAGGAGAATCAAAGCTCAGCTGTTGGATCTGGACAGAGTTTCAGTGCTCTACAGAGTGGACGCTTCTACTGTGAGGCTCACAATCAACATGGATCTCAGAGATCAGGCGTTGTTACGGTTATTGTTAAAGGTCAGATAAATATCTGTCCATAA